One segment of Spartobacteria bacterium DNA contains the following:
- a CDS encoding transposase, whose product MRRARIKRDEQAYYHCMTRIVGRQMLLGEAEKEHLHGLIRRVEGFTGVKVLTFALMTNHFHLLLEEPDRNAIVSDEMLLIRMHALYSAEEMEGIEARWSEWDAAGNLLAIEDDKWRYRRRMHDISEFMKTLKHRFSFWYNRIHDRKGTLWSERFKSVLVEGGNALRTVAAYIEMNAVRAGVVADPALYRFCGFGDAAAGAFAARAGITALMVHRGDAYGEATGQDWSVLSVGYLEDVLMYGISAGLLSRCRYFTDGQVVGSRGFVEAFFVANRDYFGPRRKAGGCKVKGEWKGLYAIRDVGRISKKDEGG is encoded by the coding sequence ATGAGACGAGCACGAATCAAAAGAGATGAACAAGCGTATTATCACTGTATGACGCGGATAGTGGGAAGGCAGATGCTTTTGGGTGAAGCGGAGAAAGAGCATCTGCACGGGTTGATTCGTCGCGTGGAGGGGTTTACTGGTGTGAAGGTATTGACGTTTGCGTTGATGACCAACCATTTTCATCTGTTGTTAGAGGAGCCGGATCGGAATGCGATTGTGTCTGATGAGATGTTGCTGATACGGATGCATGCTTTGTATTCGGCTGAGGAAATGGAAGGCATTGAAGCGCGGTGGTCGGAATGGGATGCGGCGGGGAATCTTTTGGCCATTGAGGATGATAAGTGGCGTTATCGCAGGCGGATGCATGATATCAGCGAGTTTATGAAGACGCTGAAACATCGGTTTTCTTTTTGGTATAATCGGATACATGACCGAAAGGGGACGTTGTGGTCTGAGCGGTTTAAGAGTGTTTTGGTGGAGGGAGGCAATGCGCTGCGGACGGTGGCTGCCTATATTGAGATGAATGCCGTGAGGGCGGGGGTTGTGGCTGATCCTGCTTTGTATAGGTTTTGTGGATTTGGTGACGCTGCTGCGGGGGCGTTCGCAGCGCGAGCTGGGATTACGGCATTAATGGTTCATCGGGGGGACGCGTATGGAGAGGCGACCGGGCAGGATTGGTCGGTTTTATCGGTTGGGTATCTGGAAGATGTTTTGATGTATGGGATATCAGCGGGATTGTTAAGCAGATGCCGGTATTTCACTGATGGGCAAGTGGTCGGGAGCAGGGGCTTTGTGGAGGCATTTTTTGTGGCAAACCGGGATTATTTTGGACCGAGGCGCAAAGCGGGGGGATGCAAGGTGAAGGGCGAATGGAAGGGCTTGTATGCTATTCGCGATGTGGGTCGTATCAGTAAGAAGGATGAGGGTGGCTGA
- a CDS encoding ABC transporter ATP-binding protein: MPPMTLLEIQNLTVAFPYDQELVPVITAVSLQLEEGQSLGLVGESGCGKTVTAMSILRLLASPPAVIQSGTIRFDGKNLLSLPIDQLRAMRGREISMIFQEPMTALSPLYRIGDLMIELFRYHRNVGKKAAREISIDWLQRVGIPDPADRMRAYPHQLSGGMRQRVMIAMALMHEPRLVIADEPTTALDVTIQAQILDLMRNQVQKKASLLLITHDMGVIREMCSHVAVMYAGEIIETGTVNEVFNNPLHPYTRALLAAIPGINPDCKRLPVIPGHVPPPSQFAQGCRFHPRCGKAFAPCATQHPAQTILYKRRIACHLWDQKYKSANES; the protein is encoded by the coding sequence ATCCCTCCTATGACCTTACTTGAAATACAAAATCTGACCGTCGCCTTTCCTTACGATCAGGAACTTGTTCCTGTGATCACGGCCGTATCACTGCAACTTGAAGAAGGACAGTCACTTGGACTCGTTGGTGAATCCGGCTGCGGGAAAACCGTCACCGCCATGTCCATTCTGCGACTGCTGGCGTCGCCTCCTGCGGTCATTCAGTCGGGGACGATCCGCTTTGATGGCAAGAACCTGCTTTCGCTGCCCATTGATCAGCTGCGAGCCATGCGGGGACGCGAAATATCGATGATCTTTCAGGAACCCATGACCGCTCTTTCACCCCTTTACCGTATCGGCGACCTGATGATTGAGCTATTTCGATATCATCGAAACGTCGGTAAAAAGGCCGCCCGCGAAATTTCTATCGACTGGTTGCAGCGCGTCGGCATCCCCGATCCGGCCGATCGCATGCGCGCCTACCCCCATCAGCTCAGCGGCGGAATGCGCCAGCGAGTAATGATTGCTATGGCGCTGATGCACGAACCCCGCCTGGTCATTGCCGACGAACCGACAACCGCACTCGACGTCACTATTCAGGCGCAAATTCTCGACCTTATGCGCAATCAGGTGCAGAAAAAAGCGTCGCTGCTGCTCATCACCCATGACATGGGGGTGATCCGCGAAATGTGTTCTCATGTCGCCGTTATGTACGCAGGTGAAATCATCGAGACCGGCACCGTCAACGAAGTGTTTAACAATCCGCTGCATCCCTATACCCGTGCACTGCTCGCCGCCATTCCCGGTATCAATCCCGACTGCAAACGTCTGCCCGTTATTCCGGGCCATGTACCGCCGCCCAGCCAGTTTGCCCAGGGCTGCCGTTTTCATCCCCGATGCGGCAAAGCGTTTGCGCCCTGTGCTACACAACATCCAGCACAGACCATCCTCTATAAACGACGTATTGCCTGTCATTTATGGGATCAGAAATACAAATCAGCCAACGAATCATGA
- a CDS encoding ABC transporter permease subunit produces MIAYFIRRIILIIPTFIGITMICFLLTQFIPGGPVEQMLTKMRGIGEASGVSAGKVNTISADYREQLEKHFGFDQPLHRRYLNWLIRDRIGMRMTSYKYTNKTAWDLIRNRMPVSLIFGLTGFFLSYLVCIPLGIVKALKNGSRFDFISSVTVFIGYAIPPFALGMVLKMFFCGTVDHLWDVFPVAGFHSEQFATLPLRDKISDLFMHMLLPCICYMAGHFAVLTLLMKNSLMDQIGRDYIRTIVAAGGTARRAIWGHALRNALIPIATGFGSILSVILAGSVIIEQVFEIPGMGLLSMDAIVGRDYAVFMAILSISSILALLGNILSDFCYVLIDPRIDFSR; encoded by the coding sequence ATGATAGCGTATTTTATACGGCGAATAATACTGATCATCCCCACGTTCATCGGGATTACAATGATCTGTTTTTTACTGACACAATTTATCCCGGGCGGTCCGGTGGAGCAGATGCTGACGAAGATGCGCGGGATCGGTGAAGCATCGGGCGTGAGTGCCGGTAAGGTAAACACCATTTCTGCAGATTATCGAGAGCAGCTGGAAAAACACTTTGGTTTTGATCAGCCCCTTCACAGACGGTATCTAAACTGGCTGATTCGTGACCGCATCGGGATGCGCATGACATCCTATAAATATACCAATAAAACAGCATGGGATCTCATTCGAAACCGAATGCCGGTATCACTCATTTTTGGTCTTACTGGCTTTTTTCTCAGTTATCTGGTTTGTATCCCGCTGGGCATTGTCAAGGCACTGAAAAATGGCAGCCGTTTTGATTTCATCAGTTCGGTGACGGTGTTCATCGGATATGCCATCCCCCCATTTGCACTGGGCATGGTCTTGAAGATGTTTTTTTGCGGCACGGTGGATCATCTCTGGGATGTGTTTCCTGTGGCGGGGTTTCATTCGGAACAGTTTGCGACGCTTCCATTGCGGGATAAAATAAGTGACTTATTTATGCACATGCTGCTGCCCTGTATCTGTTATATGGCCGGTCATTTTGCGGTGCTGACCCTGCTCATGAAAAACTCGCTGATGGATCAAATTGGACGCGACTATATTCGAACCATTGTAGCGGCCGGGGGGACAGCGCGACGGGCGATCTGGGGTCATGCGCTGCGCAATGCACTTATTCCCATCGCCACAGGTTTTGGCTCTATTCTTTCTGTTATTCTGGCAGGTTCAGTGATCATTGAACAGGTTTTTGAAATCCCAGGCATGGGCCTGCTGAGTATGGATGCAATTGTTGGAAGGGACTACGCGGTCTTCATGGCCATTCTGTCGATTTCGTCTATTTTGGCGTTGCTGGGCAATATCCTGTCGGACTTCTGTTATGTACTCATCGACCCGAGGATTGATTTCAGCCGATGA
- a CDS encoding diguanylate cyclase, with translation MNTAPQKALFIPSSSILWEKISPIINTDVLMVFNAMTLPDALTAARQEDIAYLILPQDLNRPSWITVIREFKKSSPQTRVILLLQTPSQRVALAPGVDLILRFPEEVSQLNHLHQQTWPDLALPDDLNIARLAELLHRHQSLMEKLSANYSYISILQELTKNWAQIFHARLAACLTLNPNDCLIFTSDHGYQPPTDKIAESLNAYINQLIPNENVLQNPIMFHSRCCMTPNEKGSPSTIFFHLPVFSQRRLSCVILLALPPAMQPHQLESSNMSGIAHGLVNQVLRLDLIHQVSQRDPLTNLFNRRFAEKELERYFNLSKRYNISMALLFFDLDHFKQINDLYGHETGDKVLIKLANHLNAMLRKTDILCRLGGDEFIAILPYTNEEEAHITVERIYQALSKQDDAVVISLSTGVAIYHPYEDKITPDVLLNRADQAMFFAKRMGGNRHHFWKQRNVADDLSLLVEDFTVHEPQYGKPLVRIICADPLLARFITQVLIDVPSQIHFSPTVTSALQSFQLNNVRHQLFILDFTHNQTDMEPILNLPGAIHILLTTEFGLQKVIRDHGDHIFDLIQKPCSKEELLMAVHRGLDFISLTQKNEEYQHELVSMVNKRNAQVRKSLNRIKAAYEYTLDTMINMLDAREHETSQHSRRVRDLTFHLAQTMGIRPSDARDIAQGALFHDIGKIAIPDAILLKQSHLSEDEWRIMQNHPEIGYTFLCNHPLMSVPSEIVRSHHERYDGSGYPRHLKKDEICLGARLFAIIDSYDAIRSVRSYKKSVSTKDALAEIAAHRGTLFEPSVVDAFVDIIDEIEEIGQWDHLTPKTT, from the coding sequence ATGAATACAGCACCACAAAAGGCCTTGTTTATCCCGTCTTCATCTATACTGTGGGAGAAAATCTCCCCCATTATAAACACCGATGTACTGATGGTTTTTAATGCCATGACGCTACCCGATGCATTAACGGCGGCCCGCCAGGAAGACATTGCCTATCTTATCCTTCCGCAGGATCTCAACCGTCCATCGTGGATCACAGTGATACGGGAATTCAAAAAATCATCACCTCAAACACGAGTGATTCTCTTGTTGCAAACCCCGTCCCAGCGTGTCGCTCTGGCTCCGGGCGTCGATTTGATTCTTCGCTTCCCCGAGGAGGTCAGCCAACTCAACCACCTTCATCAACAGACCTGGCCTGACCTCGCGCTGCCGGACGATCTGAATATTGCACGCCTCGCGGAATTACTCCATCGACACCAGTCCCTCATGGAAAAACTGTCAGCCAACTATTCTTATATCTCCATTTTACAGGAATTGACCAAAAACTGGGCCCAAATATTTCATGCCCGGCTGGCGGCATGCCTGACATTAAATCCGAATGACTGCCTCATTTTCACGTCAGATCACGGATATCAACCGCCCACTGACAAAATCGCAGAGTCATTAAACGCCTACATCAACCAGTTAATCCCCAATGAAAATGTTCTCCAGAATCCCATTATGTTCCATTCACGCTGCTGTATGACGCCGAACGAAAAGGGTTCCCCTTCTACGATCTTTTTTCATCTTCCTGTCTTTTCGCAACGCCGGCTGTCCTGCGTTATTCTGCTGGCATTACCCCCAGCCATGCAACCGCATCAGCTGGAAAGCAGCAACATGTCGGGCATCGCCCATGGACTGGTTAATCAGGTTCTGCGTCTGGATCTCATTCATCAGGTAAGTCAGCGCGACCCATTGACCAATCTTTTTAACCGCCGTTTTGCGGAAAAGGAACTGGAACGCTATTTCAATCTTTCCAAGCGATATAATATTTCCATGGCACTGCTCTTTTTCGACCTCGATCATTTCAAACAAATTAACGACCTTTATGGACATGAAACCGGGGACAAAGTGCTGATTAAACTGGCCAACCATCTTAATGCCATGCTTCGCAAAACCGACATTCTCTGCCGGCTGGGCGGTGATGAATTCATTGCTATCCTTCCCTATACCAATGAAGAGGAAGCACATATCACCGTGGAACGCATCTATCAGGCACTAAGCAAGCAAGACGATGCCGTTGTGATATCACTATCAACCGGCGTTGCGATCTATCATCCCTACGAAGATAAAATCACACCGGACGTGCTCCTCAACCGAGCCGATCAGGCCATGTTTTTTGCTAAACGTATGGGGGGTAATCGTCACCATTTCTGGAAGCAGCGAAATGTTGCCGACGACCTAAGCCTGCTGGTGGAAGATTTCACGGTCCACGAACCCCAATACGGAAAGCCTCTGGTACGTATTATCTGCGCCGATCCCCTTCTGGCTCGCTTCATTACACAGGTACTGATCGATGTACCCTCGCAAATTCATTTTTCACCCACCGTTACATCAGCACTGCAAAGCTTCCAGCTCAACAATGTACGCCATCAGCTTTTCATCCTTGATTTCACTCACAACCAAACCGATATGGAGCCCATTCTAAACCTGCCCGGAGCAATTCATATCTTATTGACCACTGAATTCGGATTACAGAAAGTGATCCGAGATCATGGCGACCACATCTTTGATTTGATACAGAAACCATGCAGCAAAGAAGAACTGCTCATGGCTGTACACCGGGGACTGGATTTCATTTCCCTTACACAGAAAAATGAAGAATATCAGCATGAACTCGTGAGCATGGTCAATAAGCGCAATGCGCAAGTTCGCAAATCACTCAACCGCATTAAAGCAGCCTATGAGTATACCCTTGATACCATGATCAACATGCTGGACGCCCGAGAACATGAGACATCGCAACATAGCCGACGCGTTCGCGATCTAACCTTTCATCTGGCTCAAACCATGGGCATCAGACCCAGTGATGCTCGTGACATCGCTCAAGGCGCACTGTTTCACGATATTGGTAAAATCGCCATCCCCGATGCCATCCTGCTTAAACAGTCCCACCTCAGTGAAGACGAATGGCGCATCATGCAGAACCACCCGGAAATTGGCTATACCTTTCTCTGCAACCATCCCTTGATGTCCGTTCCCTCGGAAATTGTCCGCTCACACCATGAACGCTATGACGGCTCCGGCTATCCCCGACATCTTAAAAAAGACGAAATATGCCTGGGTGCCCGCCTTTTTGCCATCATCGACTCCTATGACGCCATCCGCTCTGTCAGATCATACAAAAAATCCGTATCAACCAAAGACGCCCTGGCAGAAATAGCCGCACATCGCGGAACGCTTTTCGAACCCAGCGTCGTAGATGCCTTTGTCGATATCATCGATGAAATAGAAGAAATTGGCCAGTGGGATCACCTCACTCCTAAGACAACCTGA
- a CDS encoding ABC transporter permease subunit, with amino-acid sequence MPQSDIEIRTDDGTAWAVHFSKQEIRWPYKPTRRHFMGIDGTGRDVFARILYGMRTSLTFGFLLAMGAMGAGAVIGAFQGYLAGLFDLAAQRIIEIWSSLPFLYIMILLGSVYGRSFALLLLCYGLFNWIGVSYYIRGEFLKLRKQPFVDAAQCQGLPARRIIFIHILPNALTPIITFFPFSLVGAIGSLAALDYLGFGLPPPTASWGELLHQAQTYRWAWWLILYPSLALFIVMILGVFIGEGLRDAYDPKPFSRIE; translated from the coding sequence ATGCCACAATCCGACATCGAGATCAGAACAGACGATGGCACCGCTTGGGCCGTTCATTTTTCCAAGCAGGAAATCCGCTGGCCTTACAAACCCACACGCCGGCATTTCATGGGGATCGACGGAACGGGACGCGATGTCTTTGCACGCATTCTGTACGGCATGCGCACCAGTCTGACTTTTGGCTTTCTATTGGCTATGGGGGCTATGGGTGCGGGCGCGGTGATCGGCGCCTTTCAAGGCTACCTGGCGGGCTTATTTGACCTGGCAGCACAGCGCATCATCGAAATATGGAGCTCCCTACCCTTTCTCTATATCATGATTCTGCTGGGATCGGTGTACGGACGCAGCTTCGCCCTGCTGCTCCTGTGTTACGGGCTGTTCAACTGGATAGGCGTCTCCTATTACATCCGCGGCGAATTCCTTAAACTGCGCAAACAACCCTTCGTCGATGCCGCGCAATGCCAGGGACTGCCCGCCCGACGCATCATATTCATCCATATTCTTCCCAATGCCCTCACACCCATCATCACCTTTTTCCCTTTTTCACTCGTGGGAGCCATCGGATCGCTGGCCGCACTGGATTATCTGGGATTTGGCCTTCCCCCGCCCACGGCCAGCTGGGGTGAACTGCTGCATCAGGCACAAACCTACCGCTGGGCCTGGTGGCTGATTCTTTATCCATCGCTCGCCCTGTTTATCGTCATGATCCTCGGCGTCTTCATCGGCGAAGGACTGCGTGACGCCTATGATCCCAAACCCTTTTCGCGAATCGAATGA
- a CDS encoding iron-containing alcohol dehydrogenase translates to MTRLIHNNFQRSRIKLFSTCHIFYTNEAKALKRAVNSETIIARFAVMDPETNYSLPAYQTACGASDILAHLQERYFTMEQHNDLSDRLLESAMRNIIANASLAIKNPSEYRYRAELMWTGTIAHNNLLDRGRIGDWASHDIEHELSAAYDIAHGAGLAIVFPAWMKYVYTTNIDRFVQYALRVWDISLPLEDKDGIVMAAIERLEAFYRSIGMPTRLSDLKIGDENLRKMAESALIVSDHVGNFKKLKADDIENIYKLAL, encoded by the coding sequence ATGACGCGATTAATTCACAATAACTTTCAGCGGTCAAGAATAAAACTATTTAGTACCTGTCACATATTTTATACTAACGAAGCGAAAGCTCTAAAACGTGCAGTCAACAGTGAAACGATTATTGCGCGTTTTGCGGTCATGGATCCGGAAACAAATTATTCATTGCCTGCGTATCAGACAGCATGCGGCGCATCGGACATTCTGGCACATCTGCAGGAACGATATTTCACCATGGAGCAGCATAACGATCTCTCGGATCGCTTACTCGAGAGTGCCATGCGCAATATTATTGCCAATGCCTCGTTAGCCATAAAAAATCCTTCTGAATACCGCTATCGTGCTGAATTGATGTGGACGGGCACCATTGCTCATAACAATTTGCTAGATCGCGGCCGCATTGGTGACTGGGCCAGTCATGATATTGAACACGAACTGAGCGCGGCCTACGACATTGCTCACGGTGCAGGCCTTGCTATTGTCTTTCCTGCATGGATGAAATATGTGTACACAACGAATATCGATCGTTTTGTTCAATATGCGCTTCGCGTATGGGATATCAGCCTGCCGCTGGAAGATAAAGACGGCATCGTCATGGCCGCCATCGAACGGTTGGAGGCCTTTTATCGCTCGATCGGCATGCCTACACGCTTATCTGACCTGAAAATCGGGGATGAAAATCTTCGTAAAATGGCCGAATCGGCACTGATTGTTTCTGATCACGTGGGCAACTTCAAAAAACTGAAGGCCGACGATATTGAAAATATTTACAAACTGGCATTATAA
- a CDS encoding ABC transporter ATP-binding protein → MNATPAPLLQINDLKTWFPIKRGVFARTSGYLRAVDGVTLHIHEGETLGLVGESGCGKTTLARTVLRLEKATSGQIFFDGIDVLGRNRAEMDLMRRHMQVVFQDPFASLNPRMSIVDLITEGAVHHRIITRSDARNYATDLLDEVGLGNHALDRYPHEFSGGQRQRISIARALAMQPKLIICDEAVSALDVSVQAQVINLFMDLRDRRNLSYLFISHDLSVVRHLANRIAVMYFGQIVESGPATQVIDHPVHPYTEALISAIPSPMATNTQRILLTGDVPSLKNPPPGCRFHPRCPIALDCCTQTMPNLRITDERNAHQAACLLRGNQK, encoded by the coding sequence ATGAATGCCACACCTGCTCCACTGCTGCAAATAAACGACCTGAAAACATGGTTTCCCATTAAACGCGGCGTTTTCGCTCGCACATCTGGGTATCTCCGGGCGGTAGATGGCGTCACCCTGCATATTCACGAAGGTGAAACACTGGGACTGGTCGGCGAATCAGGCTGCGGAAAAACTACATTGGCTCGTACAGTGCTTCGCCTCGAAAAGGCCACATCAGGCCAGATATTTTTCGACGGCATCGATGTGTTGGGCCGCAACCGCGCGGAGATGGACTTGATGCGGCGTCATATGCAAGTTGTTTTTCAAGATCCATTTGCATCGCTTAACCCCCGCATGAGCATTGTCGACCTCATTACCGAAGGCGCAGTTCATCACCGCATTATCACGCGAAGCGATGCACGGAATTATGCAACCGATCTGCTGGATGAAGTAGGACTGGGCAACCATGCACTGGATCGTTATCCCCATGAATTTTCCGGAGGACAGCGACAGCGTATAAGCATCGCCCGTGCACTGGCCATGCAGCCAAAACTGATCATCTGCGACGAAGCCGTCAGCGCCCTCGATGTATCCGTCCAGGCACAGGTCATTAACCTCTTCATGGATCTGAGGGATCGACGCAATCTGTCCTACCTGTTCATTTCCCATGACCTCAGCGTCGTCCGCCATCTTGCCAACCGCATCGCCGTCATGTACTTTGGACAGATCGTAGAATCCGGCCCCGCCACACAAGTAATAGATCATCCCGTCCATCCCTACACCGAAGCACTTATCTCCGCCATTCCATCCCCGATGGCAACCAATACACAGCGCATTTTACTCACAGGCGACGTTCCGTCACTGAAAAATCCCCCCCCAGGCTGCCGATTCCATCCACGCTGTCCCATTGCTCTGGACTGCTGCACTCAAACCATGCCGAACCTTCGCATAACAGATGAAAGAAACGCTCATCAAGCCGCATGTCTCCTGCGCGGCAATCAAAAATAA
- a CDS encoding zinc ribbon domain-containing protein yields the protein MPTYDYKCKECGHLFEVFQNITADPVNTCPECGGAVKRLLGTGAGIIFKGSGFYATDYRSSGYQSAAAKDTSSAVVSNPAKQPATATGTKPVAAATPAASSSSDK from the coding sequence ATGCCCACATATGATTACAAATGTAAAGAATGCGGTCATTTATTTGAAGTGTTTCAGAATATCACGGCAGATCCCGTTAATACCTGCCCGGAATGCGGTGGCGCTGTGAAACGGCTGCTTGGTACGGGAGCCGGCATTATTTTCAAGGGCTCCGGGTTTTACGCGACAGATTATCGAAGCAGTGGCTATCAGTCTGCGGCGGCCAAAGATACATCCAGTGCGGTGGTTTCCAATCCCGCGAAACAACCTGCCACGGCCACGGGCACCAAACCCGTTGCCGCAGCGACCCCCGCAGCCTCGTCATCATCAGATAAATAA